GGTCAAACGCATTTGACCTGCCCGATCAGGAACATTAGATGAACCGCTGGAAACAACCGCCTGTGGGGTGATGGAATACCCATTAATTGCTCCAGAAAATTGGAGATCCCCATTTGATCTGACTAGCTCTAATTGTGTATTCCTTTGGTAATATTCTTTCAGCGCTTCCGTAAATCGTTGTTCCATGTTCGCAGGCCCATTTCCTGAATCATTGAAAAAGTTTTCGACTGAAAAAGTCTTGACTACTTCATAATTAATATTTGTCCCAGTGAAGCTGTACTTCACCGAGCAGGATTGAAAAATGAACCACACCAATCCCCAAAAAAACAATCTACTATTCGATTTCATATTGTTTGATTTTTCGGTAAAGGGTGCGTTCTGAAATCCCCAAATCCTGTGCGGCATATTTACGCTTGTTGTTGTGCTTTCTGAGGGCTTTAAGAATCATTTCTTTTTCTTTCCGCTCGAGCGAAAGTGAATTGTCATCTTCCTCATGAAGAATATCTTCTATGATGTCTTCTTCATAATCTAAATCGTCCAAATTCCCACTTTTTTGTGGCTCGAGTACAAGTGGAACAGTGTAGGGAGAAGAACTCTCAGAACTTTCTTGAGAAGGAATTTTTGTTTCAATGTCCTCAAACAAGCCTTGGTGCTTTTGCAAAATGCTTGTATTCAGATTTCCACTTTGAAATGATTCAAGTACGAGTTTTTTCAATTCGTTCATATCCTTTTTCATGTCAAAAAGGACTTTGTACAAAATGTCTCGTTCCGAAAAATCCATTCCATCATTTGACCCACTTTGCCCGGTAAGCGCTACTGGAAGACGACTGGAATCTTGAGGAAGATACCTTCCCAAAGTTTTTGCACTAACCTCTCGAGTCTCTTCCAACAAGGAAACCTGTTCTGCAATATTTTTTAGCTGTCGGATATTACCAGGGAAAGGATACCGCATTAATAAAGCTTGAGCTTCTGCATCTAGCGTGATAGGTTTTACATGATATCTTTCCGAAAAGTCTGTGGTAAATTTTCTGAACAATAAAACCATATCCTCGCCTCGTTCTCGTAGGGGAGGGACGAAAATCGGAACGGTATTCAGGCGATAATATAGGTCTTCTCTGAATTTCCCTTTTTCAACTGCTTTGATCAAATTGACGTTTGTGGCAGCAATTACGCGGACATTGGTTTTTTGGACTTTAGAAGATCCAACTCGAATAAACTCTCCATTTTCCAAGACCCGAAGTAATCTGGATTGAGTCCCGAGAGGCATCTCTCCAATTTCGTCCAGAAAAATCGTGCCTCCATCCGTCACTTCAAAATACCCCTTTCGAGCTTCATGCGCACCGGTAAAGGATCCTTTTTCGTGTCCAAATAGCTCAGAATCTATCGTTCCTTCAGGAATAGCACCACAGTTGATTGCAATGAATTTGCCATGCTTTCGTAGCGAAAGTGAATGGATGATTTTAGAAAAGCTCTCTTTTCCACTACCACTTTCTCCAGTGATCAAGACGGTCATTTCGGTAGGAGAAGCCTGCATGGCCACTTGAATCGCATGATTCAGAAGTGGGCTGTTTCCAATAATCCCAAAGCGCTGTTTGATGCTTTGAATTTCTGAAGGTTCAATCATGCCATTGCCGGATTAATTTCTACTATTTGCCCAAATAGGGTAGCAGGGGTGCAATCGGTGATCTTTACTTTAACATAGTCTCCTAGTTTGACACCTTGAGAGGGGATAATCACGACTTTATTCGCAGAATTTCTCCCTTTAAATTCAGTATCTGACTTTTTGGAGGTTCCTTCTACCAGAATGATTTGCTCCTTACCAAGATCAAGTTTGTTTCGTTCAAAAGACAATTGGTTTTGCTTTTCAATAATCTCAGCCAAACGACGTTTTTTGATGTCCAGCGGAATATCGTCCTCATATTTTTTAGCAGCCAATGTCCCTGGTCTTTCAGAATAATAAAACATGTAAGAGAAATCATACTTCACGATATCCATAAGCGTCAAGGTGTCTTGATGCTCTTCCTCAGTTTCAGAGCAAAACCCTGCAATCATATCAGAAGAAATACCGCATTCTTGGCCTAGAATCTCTCTAATCGCTCTTACCCGATCGAGATACCAATCTCGGTCATAGGTTCTGTTCATTAATTCCAAGACTCGGCTATTTCCAGATTGAACAGGTAAATGGATGTATTTGCAGATATTATCGTACTTCTTCATGGTAAAAAGTACTTCGTCTGTAATGTCTTTAGGATGAGAAGTGGAAAATCGAACTCGCAATAATGGACTTACTTGAGCTACCATTTCAAGTAAGTTGGCAAAGTTGACAACAGTGCTGACTTCTTCCTCTTTTTTATTGAGGCGGGCTTTATTGTTCTCTTCAGGAGACCATTTGTAGCTATCTACATTTTGGCCCAAAAGGGTTACCTCACGATATCCTTTTGCAAATAAATCCTGTGCTTCGGCTACGATGGAATGTGGATCCCGGCTTCTTTCCCTTCCGCGAGTAAAAGGTACCACGCAGAAAGAGCACATATTATCACAGCCTCTCATAATGGAAATGAAAGCTGTCACACCATTTGAATTTAATCGAACAGGAGCGATGTCAGCATACGTTTCCTCTCGTGATAGGAAGGTATTGACTCCTTTTCGTCCATCTTCTGCTGCATTAACCAAATTTGGGAGATCTCGATAGGCATCAGGTCCAACGACCACATCGACGATTTTTTCTTCTTCGAGAAGTTTTTCTTTCAATCGCTCAGCCATACATCCCAATACTCCTATGGTCATTTCTGGTTTATGCTTTTTGACAGCATTGAAATGGTTTAGTCTATTTCGTACGGTTTGCTCAGCTTTTTCACGAATTGAGCAGGTGTTTAAAAAGACGACATCAGCTTGATTGAAGTCGGAAGTGGTATCAAATCCATTTTCTTTCATAATGGAAGCCACAATCTCCGAATCAGAAAAATTCATTTGACAGCCATAACTCTCAATATAGAGTTTCTTGGTCTTACCGGTATTTTCATCCGAGGTGGTTTTATAATCAACCGCTTGCGCTTCTTCTCCAGAGAGTATATCGATGTCTTTGATTAAATCCATATGGCTTTTATGCTAATCTGTAGTTATAGATGACCTGTACTAGTACTTCCAAGTCAGTAGTGAGGTTGCAAAATTATTAAAACGCAGACAAAATGGCAGAGAAAGCGCTTATTTATTCTTGAGAACTATTCCTCGAAAGGGATTTTAAGTTGACTACCTAGGAATTCTTGTTCCTCAGTGATATTCAGGTTGGAAATTCCCAAGCCTAGGAGTCGGACAGGTTTAGGGATTTCTTCTTGTCTGAGCAATTCCAATCCTATCTGCCAAATCATGCCTTTTTCCGGATACTGCTCCAGTGTTTTGCTCCGAGTTTGGAGGGTGAAATCTGAATATTTCAGTTTTAGTGTGATCGTACGGCCTTTGATTCCGATTTTTTCAATTCTCCTCATCAGCTCCTCAAAAATGGGATAGAGTTGATTTTCCATTTCTTTCAGGGAAATCAAATCTTTTTCAAACGTGTTTTCTGCGCTCAATGATTTTCGAACACGATGGGGCTGCACTTCCGAAAGGTGAATGCCCCGAACAATATTAAAATAGTGGAGTCCGGATTTTCCGAATTTCTTGGTTAAAAACTGAAGGGAATATTCCTTGAGATCCTTTCCTGAATGAATTCCGAGCTTTTGCATTTTCTCTGCGGTGACTTTTCCAATTCCAAAGAATTTCCCAATGGGGAGTTTCTCCAAAAATGCTTCAGCCTCTTCAGGAAGAATCACTGCTTGGCCATTCGGTTTATTAAGGTCTGAAGCTGTTTTTGCTAAAAATTTATTGTAGCTAATTCCTGCAGAGGCATTCAGTCCGGTTTTTGATTTTATTTTTTCTCGGATTTGTCGAGCTATTAAAATGGCAGATTTAAGTCCCATTTTATTCTCAGTGACGTCAAGAAAAGCTTCGTCTAAGGAAAGGGGTTCGACAAGATCAGTGTATTTATAGAAAATTTCCCGGATTTGGAGTGAAATTTCCTTGTATCGATCAAATCGAGGTTTTGCGAAAATCAATTGGGGACATTTTTTAGCAGCTAAAGCAGAGGACATTGCGGAATGAATCCCAAATTTCCTTGCTTCATAGCTTGCAGCGGCCACCACACCTCTGGCTTCATTTCCTCCTACTACGAGTGGTTTGCCTCTCCATTCAGGATGATCCAGCTGCTCTACAGAAGCATAAAATGCATCCATATCCACATGGATAATTTTCCGAACAGCATTATTTTCCTGATAGGGTTGCGGCATTCTCGAAGTTCAAGTTTCTCGAAAATAAAAAAAAGGGATCCTTGAAGAATCCCTTTTTAACATATTGTGGTAGTTGTGTTATTACTTAGCAGTCACGTCCAACACCAAAGAAACGGTGTTGTAGATGAATTGGTCTTTTGCTTTGTCTACTGCAGCAGATTCGTCACCATACATCAATCCCCACTGGGTTCTATCGATATTGAAGCCAGCTTTGGCAGATACAGTTCCGTTTTGAATGCTTACAGCAGCTGGGAATTTGATGTTTTTGGTAGTTCCTCTCATAGTCAAGTTACCGCTGATCCAATGTGTTGGTGCCTCTGGAGACAATGAGCTGTCAGATGCAGGAGTATTTTCAGTAGTAAATTCTTCCTTGTCTGCAACTACATCACCTGCAGCAAAAGGTTCTGCACCTGTGATTTCAAAGGTTGCGGTTGGGAAATTTGCTGCATCAAAGAAATCAGCAGACTGAAGGTGTCCATAAAGCTTGCCATAGAATTCATTAGATTCTTCCATGTCTTCGATTTTCAAGCCTACGATGTCAAAAGTAAATGAACCTGCAGTGATTTGATCACCAGATACCACTAAAGAACCACCAGTAGTTGGGATTTTTCCAAAGTGTTTTCCTGCCGGCTTATATCCTGTCCAAGAAATTGTAGAAGAAGTCAAATCTACAGAAAGTGTGTCACCAGCACCTGCGGCTACTTCTTGAGCGTCAGTTGTTTCAACGGTGTCTCCTGGATTTCCACAAGCGAATGCAAGCATTGCAGCGGCTACAAATAGGCCTAATTGCTTTGTAATTTTCATAGTAATTGTGTTGTTGTATTGGTTTTGGTTTTTAATGTATAGACATGGAAACTGATTTTCCTGAAAAAAGTTCTCTTGAGTTTCAAAATTTCTAATTTTCGATGAAAAAATAGTTTAGCTCAAATTTCGATAAGCATGGCCTTGATTTTAGCAGTGAAGGAAATAGCTCCAAGTTTTGGAGAAAATTGTTGGTTGGCTCCCAATTCCACCATCGTGGGAGATGTTGTTTTAGGAAAAAACTGTACCGTATGGTTCAATGCTGTCATCCGAGGAGATGTACATGAAATTCGAATTGGGGATGAAACAAATATTCAGGACGGAGCCATCATCCACTGCACTTACCAAAAAGCGCCAACATACATTGGAAGTCAAGTTTCAATCGCTCATAATGCATGCGTCCATGGCTGTACTATCCATGACCGGGTTTTAATAGGTATGGGAGCGATTGTCATGGATGGAGCGGTAGTTCATTCGGATTCAGTCATTGCGGCCGGAGCTATTGTTCTTGCAGGGACTGTTGTTGAGTCAGGTTCTATTTACGCTGGAATTCCTGCCAAAAAAGTAAAAGAAATTACGCCGGAGATGAGGGAAGTAATTGCGAGGACTGCCAAAAATTATCCGATGTATGCCTCGTGGTATGAATAGGGGTATTCGATTTGAAATGTAATTTCCTGTTTTTCAATAGCTTTTAAAGTGGTTTTTCTTGATTTGGAAGAACCGCTTCACTATTTTTGAAATAATCAATTTTTAGAAATGCGTATGATTTTTTATCCCTTTGAACGAGGAAGAAATCTTCTTCTTTTACTCTTGCTTTTTATTTGGGTAAACACCCTCTTAAGCTCTTTTTTGCCAAAGGATCATGCTTTGGATTTGAAATTTGCTTACACAGTCGAAGAGGCCTACCATTCTCTCAACCAACTTGATCCTGACCAAAGAGAGATTTACAGATTTGGAGTTTGGGCCTTGGACATGCCTTATCTGATCATTTACTTTTTTTTCTTTTCGGGACTTCTTCGATTTCTTCACGGAAATCGGAAATTTTATTGGGTGCCTCTTCTAATCTCGCTCACTGATTTTATTGAAAACCTTCTTCTTCTTCGGATTTTGAAGTTGTTTCCAGATACCCAAAGTGGACTAGTCAGATTATGTTCTTTTTTTACTACATCCAAATGGATTTTCGTAGGTGGATTGGTTATTTGCCTGCTGATGGGAGTTTGGTCTTTTTTGAGCCAGAGGAAAAAAACAAGTAGTTCCTCCCAAGAAATCAGAATTTAATAGAACCTTCATTTTTGCTTTCCTGTACTTCTTTTCTTTTCAAGGAAATTTGAGTAGTATTTCATTCCGGTATTTAAAAAAACTTGTGGTTGAAATAAAGATGAGATTCTTGTGAATTGAATTTTTATTTAAGAGGATAATCTCCAACCCATTTTTTCTCCAGATAAAGAAAACTGAAAATTCTATGAAAGAAGAGTATATCAAATGGTATTCACCACATCTCCATCGAGATGTACAAATGTTGGTTTTTGGTCATTCTGGATATCCGGTTGTTCTTTTTCCTACTTCCATGGGGTCTTTTCATGAAAATAAGGACATGGGATTGATTGGATCTGCACAGTGGTTTATCGATGAGGGATTGATTCAGATTTATTGTCCAGAAAGCAATGACAAACAAAGCTTCTACAATAAATCAGTATCTCCTTATGAAAGAATCCAACAGCATATTGCCTACGATAAAATGATCTGCCATGAATTGGTAGAGCGAGTACGATTAAACACACCCCAAGCAAAAGTAGCCCTAGCCGGCTGCAGTTTTGGAGGCTACCATGCTGCAAATTTTGCTTTCAGGCATCCGGGATATGTGAGCCATTTATTCAGTATGAGTGGGGCTTTTGATATTCGAAGTTTTATGGATGGGTTTCAACATGATGATATTTATTACAATAGTCCGTTGGAATATCTTCCTGGTCTTCAAGATGCTGAATTGTGGAAAATGGGAATCGTCTTGGGTACCTCCAACTGGGATATCTGCTTTGATTCCAATCTGAAACTTCACGAAGTTTTAAAACAAAAAAATATTTCACATTGGCTGGATGTACGTCAAGACCGACAGCATGACTGGCCGGTCTGGAGAGAAATGTTTCCTCATTACCTCAGCACGATCAAGTTTGATTAATTCCGGCTGGATATAGCCCTCCTTACCAATACTTTAAATTGATCGATAAATTATTTCGATTCCTGTTTGGGTAAGGTTTTGATTAGAAATTTAAAAATGAAATACCTCGACTAATGAAAAAAATTGGAATTCTTTTTGGCATGGAGGATACTTTTCCTCATGCTTTTGTGGAGCGCGTCAATCAATTAGCGCCAAAAGGTATCGTGGCGGAGCCAGTCAAGATTGATAAAGTAATTCAAAACGAATTGACCGAATATGCGGTGATTATTGACCGGATTTCACAGGATGTGCCTTTTTATAGAGCTTATTTAAAGAATGCTGCCCTCACTGGGACAGCAGTGATCAACAATCCTTTTTGGTGGAGCGCCGATGATAAATTTTTCAATAACTGTCTCGCTGACACCTTAGGAGTGCCGCTTCCAAAAACGGTGATTTTGCCCTCCGCAGAACATCCTGATGACACTACTTCCAAGTCTTTTAGAAATCTCGTAGCTCCTTTAGATTGGGAGGGGATATTTAGTTATGTGGGGTTTCCAGCATATA
Above is a window of Algoriphagus sanaruensis DNA encoding:
- a CDS encoding LptE family protein; its protein translation is MKSNSRLFFWGLVWFIFQSCSVKYSFTGTNINYEVVKTFSVENFFNDSGNGPANMEQRFTEALKEYYQRNTQLELVRSNGDLQFSGAINGYSITPQAVVSSGSSNVPDRAGQMRLTIRVEVEYLNQTNEEENLKQTFSFFKDYDPRTTTLLDVESQLVEEIFEVIIQDIFTATVANW
- a CDS encoding sigma-54 interaction domain-containing protein, yielding MIEPSEIQSIKQRFGIIGNSPLLNHAIQVAMQASPTEMTVLITGESGSGKESFSKIIHSLSLRKHGKFIAINCGAIPEGTIDSELFGHEKGSFTGAHEARKGYFEVTDGGTIFLDEIGEMPLGTQSRLLRVLENGEFIRVGSSKVQKTNVRVIAATNVNLIKAVEKGKFREDLYYRLNTVPIFVPPLRERGEDMVLLFRKFTTDFSERYHVKPITLDAEAQALLMRYPFPGNIRQLKNIAEQVSLLEETREVSAKTLGRYLPQDSSRLPVALTGQSGSNDGMDFSERDILYKVLFDMKKDMNELKKLVLESFQSGNLNTSILQKHQGLFEDIETKIPSQESSESSSPYTVPLVLEPQKSGNLDDLDYEEDIIEDILHEEDDNSLSLERKEKEMILKALRKHNNKRKYAAQDLGISERTLYRKIKQYEIE
- the miaB gene encoding tRNA (N6-isopentenyl adenosine(37)-C2)-methylthiotransferase MiaB — encoded protein: MDLIKDIDILSGEEAQAVDYKTTSDENTGKTKKLYIESYGCQMNFSDSEIVASIMKENGFDTTSDFNQADVVFLNTCSIREKAEQTVRNRLNHFNAVKKHKPEMTIGVLGCMAERLKEKLLEEEKIVDVVVGPDAYRDLPNLVNAAEDGRKGVNTFLSREETYADIAPVRLNSNGVTAFISIMRGCDNMCSFCVVPFTRGRERSRDPHSIVAEAQDLFAKGYREVTLLGQNVDSYKWSPEENNKARLNKKEEEVSTVVNFANLLEMVAQVSPLLRVRFSTSHPKDITDEVLFTMKKYDNICKYIHLPVQSGNSRVLELMNRTYDRDWYLDRVRAIREILGQECGISSDMIAGFCSETEEEHQDTLTLMDIVKYDFSYMFYYSERPGTLAAKKYEDDIPLDIKKRRLAEIIEKQNQLSFERNKLDLGKEQIILVEGTSKKSDTEFKGRNSANKVVIIPSQGVKLGDYVKVKITDCTPATLFGQIVEINPAMA
- the dinB gene encoding DNA polymerase IV; this encodes MPQPYQENNAVRKIIHVDMDAFYASVEQLDHPEWRGKPLVVGGNEARGVVAAASYEARKFGIHSAMSSALAAKKCPQLIFAKPRFDRYKEISLQIREIFYKYTDLVEPLSLDEAFLDVTENKMGLKSAILIARQIREKIKSKTGLNASAGISYNKFLAKTASDLNKPNGQAVILPEEAEAFLEKLPIGKFFGIGKVTAEKMQKLGIHSGKDLKEYSLQFLTKKFGKSGLHYFNIVRGIHLSEVQPHRVRKSLSAENTFEKDLISLKEMENQLYPIFEELMRRIEKIGIKGRTITLKLKYSDFTLQTRSKTLEQYPEKGMIWQIGLELLRQEEIPKPVRLLGLGISNLNITEEQEFLGSQLKIPFEE
- a CDS encoding YceI family protein, which encodes MKITKQLGLFVAAAMLAFACGNPGDTVETTDAQEVAAGAGDTLSVDLTSSTISWTGYKPAGKHFGKIPTTGGSLVVSGDQITAGSFTFDIVGLKIEDMEESNEFYGKLYGHLQSADFFDAANFPTATFEITGAEPFAAGDVVADKEEFTTENTPASDSSLSPEAPTHWISGNLTMRGTTKNIKFPAAVSIQNGTVSAKAGFNIDRTQWGLMYGDESAAVDKAKDQFIYNTVSLVLDVTAK
- a CDS encoding gamma carbonic anhydrase family protein; translated protein: MALILAVKEIAPSFGENCWLAPNSTIVGDVVLGKNCTVWFNAVIRGDVHEIRIGDETNIQDGAIIHCTYQKAPTYIGSQVSIAHNACVHGCTIHDRVLIGMGAIVMDGAVVHSDSVIAAGAIVLAGTVVESGSIYAGIPAKKVKEITPEMREVIARTAKNYPMYASWYE
- a CDS encoding esterase family protein, translated to MKEEYIKWYSPHLHRDVQMLVFGHSGYPVVLFPTSMGSFHENKDMGLIGSAQWFIDEGLIQIYCPESNDKQSFYNKSVSPYERIQQHIAYDKMICHELVERVRLNTPQAKVALAGCSFGGYHAANFAFRHPGYVSHLFSMSGAFDIRSFMDGFQHDDIYYNSPLEYLPGLQDAELWKMGIVLGTSNWDICFDSNLKLHEVLKQKNISHWLDVRQDRQHDWPVWREMFPHYLSTIKFD